A genomic window from Massilia sp. METH4 includes:
- a CDS encoding undecaprenyl-phosphate glucose phosphotransferase: MTINDIPLIAFFQRVLDPLIIMGTLYGASMLFGEPFTGYSLVLMILAFFISSAVYQYVDPYRTWRSGRMLAFVRDTVVGWVATALILLALGSVSGLSYHYDEKVVLTWFIATPVLILISHLAARKFGLDPGRPNDIRSVLIVGANDVGIKFARTIERYPNLFMQVRGFFDDRAAERRPEELQHPILGKMCDVAAFVRENNIKMIFVSQPISAQPRIRRLLDELQDTTASVYFLPDIYVFDLMQARFDNVGGMPVIAVCESPFTGFNSLIKRISDIVIATIIQIMLLPVMLVIALAVKLTSPGPVIFRQRRYGLYGEEIIVYKFRSMTVVEDGAAVVQARKNDQRLTKVGAFLRKTSLDELPQFFNVIQGRMSIVGPRPHAVAHNEQYRKLIKGYMLRHKAKPGITGWAQVNGFRGETETLDKMEARIRYDLDYLRNWSFWLDLWIIVKTVKVVFARQNAY, from the coding sequence ATGACCATCAATGACATTCCTCTGATTGCCTTCTTCCAGCGCGTACTGGATCCCCTGATTATCATGGGCACCCTGTACGGTGCGTCCATGCTGTTCGGCGAGCCTTTCACCGGGTATTCGCTGGTACTGATGATACTGGCCTTCTTCATCTCCTCGGCGGTATACCAATATGTCGATCCGTACCGCACCTGGCGCAGCGGCAGGATGCTTGCCTTCGTGCGCGATACGGTGGTTGGCTGGGTCGCGACGGCGCTGATCCTGCTCGCGCTGGGCTCGGTCAGCGGCCTGTCGTATCACTACGACGAGAAAGTGGTGCTGACCTGGTTCATCGCCACGCCTGTCCTCATCCTGATCAGCCACCTCGCCGCGCGCAAGTTCGGCCTCGATCCGGGCCGCCCGAACGACATTCGCTCGGTGCTGATCGTCGGCGCCAACGACGTGGGCATCAAGTTCGCCCGCACCATCGAACGCTACCCGAACCTGTTCATGCAGGTGCGCGGCTTCTTCGACGACCGGGCAGCGGAGCGGCGCCCGGAGGAGCTGCAGCATCCGATCCTCGGCAAGATGTGCGACGTTGCCGCATTCGTGCGGGAGAACAACATCAAGATGATCTTCGTCAGCCAGCCGATTTCAGCCCAGCCGCGCATCCGCCGCCTGCTCGACGAATTGCAGGACACGACCGCATCGGTCTACTTCCTGCCGGACATCTACGTATTCGACCTGATGCAGGCCCGCTTCGACAATGTCGGCGGCATGCCCGTCATCGCCGTTTGCGAGTCGCCGTTCACGGGCTTCAACAGCTTGATCAAGCGGATCAGCGATATCGTGATTGCGACCATCATCCAGATCATGCTGTTGCCGGTGATGCTCGTCATCGCCCTGGCCGTGAAGCTTACCTCGCCGGGACCGGTCATCTTCCGGCAGCGCCGCTACGGCCTCTATGGCGAAGAAATCATCGTGTACAAGTTCCGCTCGATGACCGTGGTGGAGGATGGTGCCGCGGTGGTCCAGGCACGCAAGAACGACCAGCGCCTGACCAAGGTCGGAGCGTTCCTGCGCAAGACTTCGCTCGACGAATTGCCGCAGTTCTTCAATGTCATCCAGGGCAGGATGAGCATCGTCGGTCCGCGGCCGCACGCGGTTGCCCACAACGAGCAATACCGCAAGCTGATCAAGGGGTACATGCTGCGCCACAAGGCAAAGCCGGGCATTACCGGATGGGCGCAGGTCAATGGCTTCCGTGGCGAAACCGAAACCCTGGACAAGATGGAAGCGCGCATCCGCTATGACCTGGACTACCTGCGCAACTGGTCGTTCTGGCTGGACCTCTGGATCATTGTCAAGACGGTCAAGGTAGTGTTTGCGCGACAGAACGCCTATTAA
- a CDS encoding EpsD family peptidyl-prolyl cis-trans isomerase — protein sequence MDKPARDTSNTYSGVKLKPFDFDRPWATLRSRSFRLLPVAGIVIAAVSLSACGDKTAEKKPGQALASVNGEEITVLQLNDELSRVNPQVAQQEASRKRLLEALIDRQLLVTEATKEKLDRDPKVVQSIERAKATLLAQAYLQRRIGQPAKPERTEVEAYYNQNPQFFAQRKQFDLRQLVVPTSAVTDEVKKVIDSSKSLEEVAAWLASKQVKFARAQLVRSTTDLPPQLSSKLLTMTPGQMFIIREGDRSLLMTIAEVKDAPLTLEVAAPQIEQFLANKKSKEAADAEIKRLRSSAKIEYLNGETPATGKPAGEGGEGAHDRGVAGLK from the coding sequence GTGGACAAGCCTGCCCGCGACACTTCTAACACGTACTCAGGAGTAAAATTGAAACCTTTCGACTTTGATCGCCCGTGGGCCACTCTGCGGTCTCGCTCGTTCCGGCTGCTGCCCGTCGCTGGCATCGTGATCGCTGCCGTTTCGTTGAGCGCCTGCGGCGACAAGACTGCCGAAAAGAAGCCGGGCCAGGCCCTGGCCAGCGTGAATGGTGAAGAGATCACCGTGCTGCAACTGAACGATGAGCTCAGCCGTGTGAATCCGCAGGTCGCCCAGCAGGAAGCAAGCCGGAAACGCCTGCTCGAAGCGCTGATCGACCGCCAGCTGCTGGTGACCGAGGCAACCAAGGAAAAGCTGGACCGCGATCCGAAGGTCGTGCAGTCGATCGAGCGCGCCAAGGCGACGCTGCTCGCCCAGGCTTACCTGCAACGCCGTATCGGCCAGCCGGCCAAGCCCGAACGTACCGAAGTCGAAGCGTACTACAACCAGAACCCGCAGTTCTTTGCGCAGCGCAAGCAGTTCGACCTGCGCCAGTTGGTCGTGCCGACGTCGGCGGTCACCGACGAGGTGAAGAAGGTCATCGACAGCTCGAAATCGCTGGAAGAAGTGGCCGCCTGGCTCGCTTCCAAGCAGGTGAAGTTTGCTCGGGCCCAACTCGTGCGCAGCACCACCGATCTTCCGCCGCAGCTTTCCTCGAAGCTGCTGACCATGACGCCAGGCCAGATGTTCATCATCCGCGAGGGTGACCGCAGCCTCTTGATGACGATCGCCGAAGTCAAGGATGCACCGCTGACGCTCGAAGTCGCGGCGCCCCAGATCGAACAGTTCCTGGCCAACAAGAAGAGCAAGGAAGCGGCCGATGCCGAAATCAAGCGCCTGCGCTCGTCGGCAAAGATCGAGTACCTGAACGGTGAAACCCCGGCAACGGGCAAGCCGGCAGGCGAGGGTGGCGAGGGCGCGCACGACCGTGGCGTCGCCGGATTGAAATAA